The following proteins are co-located in the Neodiprion virginianus isolate iyNeoVirg1 chromosome 6, iyNeoVirg1.1, whole genome shotgun sequence genome:
- the LOC124306937 gene encoding protein FAM114A2 isoform X2, which yields MATSESDDFESADEELDNLSAPAKRVSPRRARAVVDSDSDDTDWTSSKIDPSYGTLGTSDTKRKRASPTFPKHKPSSIQVSLKNLESEGKSDDTVDPKPALSQPPAVSQAGKEASSESNTSQDLSVPDEKKPEPSNETGKSGGSVLPPKTKDERQATSELSTTASGKDEVEKPVTETVSRPKRERQQRQQKQREPRSLGEKKLGSKITSEDAKPRKVEGAVKSPIVEKCWEELDDILSKPRPDIEQRKSKWDSSWDDPTKPKGADEEIEENIEVPEELKSNKKFKEVFKSDGWGDIDEDVEIPDEMSEEKILPVLDKLSLAGEEQNKNAGWGWGGWGVSSLINTASAGVTSLTNHVSHGLTMLEESIGVPDPEELAKTEESETEGSKTEGVADERSQLEKEPSDTQSQSSFGFGNLMSGVSSITKLVESTSNKVIAGGLDTLETIGKKTMEVLQDGDPGLKKKRAFFTQDSDKPILSQMLREAKDKAETEEKTLEEKQLARKVHFESLFDDYQGLVHLEALEMLSKQCDIKIQQHMINLNADELCSVQETLDEVKELCDLGDDDGDDVHETDLQERLKGACKDLGVTMTYDKLIDTWEQTRAYLSTVISTESVPADREVFQRAISTLAQFTALSVERFHKTAELLLVKERRSTVNEADALVQLTNILAGEVGVIANLFADKLNERVKHSDKPDATNANITTIFLELVVFEVEN from the exons ATGGCAACGTCAGAAAGTGACGACTTCGAAAGCGCTGACGAGGAATTGGACAACCTTTCGGCGCCAGCTAAGCGCGTTTCTCCACGTAGAGCCCGGGCTGTCGTCGACTCGGATTCGGACGACACGGACTGGACCTCCTCAAAGATTGACCCCTCCTACGGAACCCTGGGCACATCTGACACCAAGAGAAAACGCGCCTCTCCAACCTTCCCAAAACACAAACCAAGCTCTATTCAAGTCAGCTTGAAGAACCTAGAGAGCGAGGGTAAGTCTGATGACACCGTTGACCCGAAACCAGCTCTTAGCCAACCGCCAGCGGTATCGCAAGCTGGGAAAGAAGCGTCGTCGGAATCGAATACGTCCCAAGATTTGTCGGTACCTGATGAGAAGAAGCCAGAGCCTTCGAATGAAACGGGAAAATCAGGCGGTTCTGTACTACCGCCAAAAACTAAGGATGAACGTCAAGCCACTTCTGAGTTGTCGACAACTGCCAGCGGCAAGGATGAGGTAGAAAAACCAGTCACAGAAACCGTCAGCAGACcgaaaagagagagacagcAGAGACAGCAAAAGCAACGGGAGCCTAGGTCTCTCGGGGAAAAGAAACTGGGGTCTAAGATCACCTCAGAAGATGCAAAGCCCAGAAAAGTTGAAGGGGCGGTAAAGTCTCCTATAGTCGAAAAATGCTGGGAAGAATTGGATGATATTTTGTCAAAACCCCGACCCGACATTGAACAGAGAAAGTCCAAGTGGGACAGCAGTTGGGACGATCCAACGAAACCGAAGGGCGCAGATGAAGAGATAGAAGAGAATATTGAGGTTCCGGAAGAgttgaaatcgaataaaaagttCAAAGAGGTGTTTAAGTCCGACGGCTGGGGAGATATAGATGAGGATGTAGAAATCCCTGATGAAATGTCAGAGGAAAAGATTCTCCCTGTATTAGACAAGCTATCCTTAGCTGGCGAAGAACAGAACAAAAATGCCGGTTGGGGATGGGGTGGATGGGGCGTCAGTTCATTGATAAACACGGCGTCGGCCGGAGTCACTAGCCTAACGAACCATGTGAGTCACGGATTGACGATGCTGGAAGAAAGCATCGGTGTTCCAGACCCTGAAGAATTGGCAAAAACTGAAGAGAGCGAGACCGAAGGTAGCAAGACCGAAGGTGTTGCCGACG AAAGAAGTCAACTGGAAAAAGAGCCGTCTGATACACAATCTCAATCATCATTTGGTTTTGGTAATCTGATGTCCGGTGTTTCTTCTATAACAAAACTTGTCGAATCGACAAGTAACAAAGTAATTGCTGGAGGTTTGGACACGCTGGAAACAATTGGTAAGAAGACAATGGAAGTATTACAAGACGGAGATCCCGGACTCAAGAAGAAAAGAGCTTTCTTCACGCAAGACAGTGACAAGCCTATATTATCACAAATGCTTAGGGAAGCTAAGGACAAAGCagaaacagaagagaaaactttagaagaaaaacaattggCTAGAAAAGTACACTTTGAAAGTCTCTTCGATGACTATCAGGGACTTGTACATTTGGAAGCGCTAGAAATGCTGTCTAAACAATGTGATATCAAGATACAGCAGCACATGATCAATTTAAATGCCGACGAGTTGTGCTCTGTTCAAGAGACCTTAGATGAGGTAAAGGAACTGTGTGATTTGGGAGACGACGACGGAGATGATGTACACGAGACTGATCTTCAGGAAAGATTGAAGGGAGCTTGTAAAGACCTTGGAGTGACTATGACTTACGATAAACTTATTGAC ACTTGGGAACAAACAAGGGCCTACCTTTCAACTGTGATTTCTACAGAGTCAGTGCCTGCTGATAGAGAAGTGTTTCAACGTGCCATTTCGACTCTTGCTCAATTCACAGCACTTTCTGTAGAAAGATTTCACAAAACGGCAGAATTACTTCTTGTCAAGGAAAGACGTAGCACTGTAAACGAAGCCGACGCTTTGGTTCAGCTCACCAACATTTTAGCAGGCGAAGTTGGAGTCATTGCTAACCTGTTTGCAGACAAGCTGAATGAGCGTGTTAAACATTCAGACAAACCAGACGCCACAAATGCTAATATCACCACGATTTTCCTCGAG TTGGTGGTTTTTGAAGTTGAAAACTGA
- the LOC124306937 gene encoding protein FAM114A2 isoform X1, translating to MATSESDDFESADEELDNLSAPAKRVSPRRARAVVDSDSDDTDWTSSKIDPSYGTLGTSDTKRKRASPTFPKHKPSSIQVSLKNLESEGKSDDTVDPKPALSQPPAVSQAGKEASSESNTSQDLSVPDEKKPEPSNETGKSGGSVLPPKTKDERQATSELSTTASGKDEVEKPVTETVSRPKRERQQRQQKQREPRSLGEKKLGSKITSEDAKPRKVEGAVKSPIVEKCWEELDDILSKPRPDIEQRKSKWDSSWDDPTKPKGADEEIEENIEVPEELKSNKKFKEVFKSDGWGDIDEDVEIPDEMSEEKILPVLDKLSLAGEEQNKNAGWGWGGWGVSSLINTASAGVTSLTNHVSHGLTMLEESIGVPDPEELAKTEESETEGSKTEGVADERSQLEKEPSDTQSQSSFGFGNLMSGVSSITKLVESTSNKVIAGGLDTLETIGKKTMEVLQDGDPGLKKKRAFFTQDSDKPILSQMLREAKDKAETEEKTLEEKQLARKVHFESLFDDYQGLVHLEALEMLSKQCDIKIQQHMINLNADELCSVQETLDEVKELCDLGDDDGDDVHETDLQERLKGACKDLGVTMTYDKLIDTWEQTRAYLSTVISTESVPADREVFQRAISTLAQFTALSVERFHKTAELLLVKERRSTVNEADALVQLTNILAGEVGVIANLFADKLNERVKHSDKPDATNANITTIFLEAANASSYIQDAFKLLIPVLQVGAT from the exons ATGGCAACGTCAGAAAGTGACGACTTCGAAAGCGCTGACGAGGAATTGGACAACCTTTCGGCGCCAGCTAAGCGCGTTTCTCCACGTAGAGCCCGGGCTGTCGTCGACTCGGATTCGGACGACACGGACTGGACCTCCTCAAAGATTGACCCCTCCTACGGAACCCTGGGCACATCTGACACCAAGAGAAAACGCGCCTCTCCAACCTTCCCAAAACACAAACCAAGCTCTATTCAAGTCAGCTTGAAGAACCTAGAGAGCGAGGGTAAGTCTGATGACACCGTTGACCCGAAACCAGCTCTTAGCCAACCGCCAGCGGTATCGCAAGCTGGGAAAGAAGCGTCGTCGGAATCGAATACGTCCCAAGATTTGTCGGTACCTGATGAGAAGAAGCCAGAGCCTTCGAATGAAACGGGAAAATCAGGCGGTTCTGTACTACCGCCAAAAACTAAGGATGAACGTCAAGCCACTTCTGAGTTGTCGACAACTGCCAGCGGCAAGGATGAGGTAGAAAAACCAGTCACAGAAACCGTCAGCAGACcgaaaagagagagacagcAGAGACAGCAAAAGCAACGGGAGCCTAGGTCTCTCGGGGAAAAGAAACTGGGGTCTAAGATCACCTCAGAAGATGCAAAGCCCAGAAAAGTTGAAGGGGCGGTAAAGTCTCCTATAGTCGAAAAATGCTGGGAAGAATTGGATGATATTTTGTCAAAACCCCGACCCGACATTGAACAGAGAAAGTCCAAGTGGGACAGCAGTTGGGACGATCCAACGAAACCGAAGGGCGCAGATGAAGAGATAGAAGAGAATATTGAGGTTCCGGAAGAgttgaaatcgaataaaaagttCAAAGAGGTGTTTAAGTCCGACGGCTGGGGAGATATAGATGAGGATGTAGAAATCCCTGATGAAATGTCAGAGGAAAAGATTCTCCCTGTATTAGACAAGCTATCCTTAGCTGGCGAAGAACAGAACAAAAATGCCGGTTGGGGATGGGGTGGATGGGGCGTCAGTTCATTGATAAACACGGCGTCGGCCGGAGTCACTAGCCTAACGAACCATGTGAGTCACGGATTGACGATGCTGGAAGAAAGCATCGGTGTTCCAGACCCTGAAGAATTGGCAAAAACTGAAGAGAGCGAGACCGAAGGTAGCAAGACCGAAGGTGTTGCCGACG AAAGAAGTCAACTGGAAAAAGAGCCGTCTGATACACAATCTCAATCATCATTTGGTTTTGGTAATCTGATGTCCGGTGTTTCTTCTATAACAAAACTTGTCGAATCGACAAGTAACAAAGTAATTGCTGGAGGTTTGGACACGCTGGAAACAATTGGTAAGAAGACAATGGAAGTATTACAAGACGGAGATCCCGGACTCAAGAAGAAAAGAGCTTTCTTCACGCAAGACAGTGACAAGCCTATATTATCACAAATGCTTAGGGAAGCTAAGGACAAAGCagaaacagaagagaaaactttagaagaaaaacaattggCTAGAAAAGTACACTTTGAAAGTCTCTTCGATGACTATCAGGGACTTGTACATTTGGAAGCGCTAGAAATGCTGTCTAAACAATGTGATATCAAGATACAGCAGCACATGATCAATTTAAATGCCGACGAGTTGTGCTCTGTTCAAGAGACCTTAGATGAGGTAAAGGAACTGTGTGATTTGGGAGACGACGACGGAGATGATGTACACGAGACTGATCTTCAGGAAAGATTGAAGGGAGCTTGTAAAGACCTTGGAGTGACTATGACTTACGATAAACTTATTGAC ACTTGGGAACAAACAAGGGCCTACCTTTCAACTGTGATTTCTACAGAGTCAGTGCCTGCTGATAGAGAAGTGTTTCAACGTGCCATTTCGACTCTTGCTCAATTCACAGCACTTTCTGTAGAAAGATTTCACAAAACGGCAGAATTACTTCTTGTCAAGGAAAGACGTAGCACTGTAAACGAAGCCGACGCTTTGGTTCAGCTCACCAACATTTTAGCAGGCGAAGTTGGAGTCATTGCTAACCTGTTTGCAGACAAGCTGAATGAGCGTGTTAAACATTCAGACAAACCAGACGCCACAAATGCTAATATCACCACGATTTTCCTCGAG GCAGCAAATGCAAGCTCATACATTCAAGATGCCTTCAAATTGTTGATTCCAGTTCTCCAAGTTGGAGCTACATAG